From Leptodactylus fuscus isolate aLepFus1 chromosome 11, aLepFus1.hap2, whole genome shotgun sequence, one genomic window encodes:
- the TMEM91 gene encoding transmembrane protein 91, producing MEYLHELQHPLLDRSMGTGMLTPLLSKDSGGEGFIWKCLPHRTQQGGELPQQFLDPGSLRRTVDSGGGRVADVSFWRSTDPRVWRGKDYSETTFVDTQGSPDICKKLLYTPEKDIHTVSCEVRDEDVLDMENDSSSDSDTDSESHFSLLLPQDYLGLAVFSMLCCFWPLGIAAFFLSQKTNKASAQGDYHGASVASRQTFLLAVLSIFLGICTYVGAVVALIAYLSNRAPT from the exons ATGGAGTATCTGCATGAGTTACAGCACCCCCTGCTGGACAGGTCCATGGGGACGGGTATGCTGACCCCTCTCCTCTCTAAAGATAGTGGGGGTGAAGGCTTCATCTGGAAATGTCTACCGCACCGCACACAACAAGGCGGAGAACTCCCCCAGCAGTTTCTGGATCCGGGGAGCCTCCGCAGGACTGTGGATTCTGGGGGCGGGAGGGTTGCAGACGTCTCTTTTTGGAGGTCAACAGATCCCCGGGTCTGGAGGGGAAAAGACTACTCAGAGACGACATTTGTAGACACTCAGGGGAGTCcagacatctgcaagaagttactGTACACCCCAGAGAAAGACATTCATACGGTGTCGTGTGAGGTGCGGGACGAGGACGTGCTGGATATGGAG AACGACTCGTCCAGTGACAGTGACACAGATAGTGAGAGTCACTTCTCGCTGCTCCTGCCCCAGGACTACTTGGGACTCGCTGTATTCTCCATGCTGTGCTGTTTCTGGCCCCTGGGCATTGCTGCTTTCTTCCTGTCACAAAAG ACCAACAAGGCCTCGGCTCAAGGAGACTACCACGGGGCAAGTGTGGCTTCTAGACAAACTTTCCTGCTGGCTGTTCTGTCCATCTTCCTCGGCATTTGCACCTATGTGGGAGCCGTGGTGGCCCTCATCGCATACCTGTCAAACCGAGCACCAACCTAG